The Vanessa atalanta chromosome 4, ilVanAtal1.2, whole genome shotgun sequence genome segment ttcgtattaatatttacaattggttgagattttgaataattgattttatttattatagatgaaAAATTCAcgaatcaataataaatcatgTGAATCTTTTATGATTATGATTAACACATTATTCTACTTGTTGGTTTGTTCCAGAATAAATAGAaatggtataatttttttttttgaaaaagaaGTATTACCTGATTATTGCACATGGCACTGCATTACTTAATATATCATGTGTAATTGGGCACATGTACCTATTCTCTTTAGCTATGAGTGACTTTTTATCATCAGGATCATTAACCAAAGTCCATTTGACTTCAATTAAATCTTTCATTTTCAAAGGTTTACAGCTTATTGGGCAATAAACAGTAGGATCAGGTTTTTcaagttttgtaatttttgcaTCAGGAAGTTGAGAAGGCACCCAAAAGCTTGGTAATTCTTTATCTTTGCCATTAGCTAAATTCGACACAGAACTTGATGGCTGAGATCCATctgagtatttattatttgatatagtCTTCTCTCTGCTCATAAATTTAACCAAATTTGCCTCTTTTTCAGCTGCAGCTAACTCTTTCTTctcattttcttctttttttaattgtttctcatattgtttcaattttcgtgtgtattcatttttttttgttatgatatatTCTAATATAGCTTCTTTATCAAACAAGTAACCTTCTTTGGTGACGACCGGATTTCTACAAGGTTGTAATGTTAGACTACAACAATCGAAACTTTTTACGGAATCTTTACCAACTCTTTCGTTCTGGGTCCCATATCCAGATGCGGCAGCATCTTTCTTTTTCTCATGGTATGTATAAACTGCACCAGCAGTGCAGTTCCTTGCGTGTCGTGTCattgttttacttataaatttaatatgtatgtatttttaaattattaaatttcaataatattatgtataaactaattattttattcaactgaATACTAAATCCAATCCTATAATTAATCAAacacaaacataataaaaaacattaacatcaCAATTCAGCACAGATTATTGACATATACAgagagtatataattatttagttttgacAAAGATATCAAACGGTTTGGAAATTATTAAGAAAGTAAGCAACTATTTCATCACTTAACTTTACTCCAGAAACTTTTTGTCTGTGTCCATGATGAAAATAATCTTGAgtgtagaaataaataaaatttacaaagctACTTCTCGGTAATATGATTTATTAGATATGACATGATTatgctaatttattaaaaatattaaagacaacTTAAACGCTTAgaatgttgtatttataaaactatatatacacatcaaacaattttttttggtttagttTCAATACTCAacatttcaataacaaaaacttacttttactttactttaactttATGAAATCTGTGGCTGATACGTTTTGACTTCTGAGTGCTCAGTGCACATACTCTTTGCTCAGTGCTGTGAGctgtcatattataattaatatagatatttaggATTGTAGCacaaaattgttgtttatttatattttatattagaactTGGAACACGTCGGACGTGTTCTTTTAACTTTTTCTGTGCAAtacgatatatttgttttttaatattaaatatacctgtgatttttttacgatataaaatatcagttttatttgaagttttattgtaCGAGTGACTAGTGAACCATAGTTCatagtgtaattttttaatttacgttggatgcgtaaataataatgaacttaTCCTTTGCCGGTTGTGGTTTTCTTGGTATTTACCATGTCGGAGTTGCAGTGTGTCTTAAAAAATATGCTCCGCATTTGCTTCTAGGCAAGATTTCGGGAGCCTCTTTTGGGGCTGTCTCGGCTTGTTGTTTACTCTGTGAACTTCCTATAGGTGagttaaaataatgttgaaaataCTTAGAAGCCAGTCAAATTTAAATCTTCATTTGAAAATTGGTAAATAAAGCATCttgtaattttcaattaatttaacaaaactaaattaaaggATTAACTCCTAATAAATTATAGGGATGTCAATATCCATAATTGTGTTATCTAttcttgattatttaaaattatgatttagatatgatgtttttatttatttttgggtaTATGAGTGTACACTGTAGCATATAGTTACTTGCATTTGCAATAAGCTAGTCTTTATaaagtaatacttattaaatattaggatatttttaatctattattcttatatgattatatatgcTCTGatctaaataatgttttaaatatcaatgtttaGAGAAAGTTTGCCTAATTGTTAGAAAATtggctaaaaatattatttatttgttattaataccAAACATAATTGAGCATAATAATGTTTACAAGATACTTattgagaatttatttttttttttaactcataaAGTCCTTAAATgattcaaacttaaaaaaattatttatttattttaaaagtacatattAAACTTCCTTATCTCTTGTGAATTACTTAATTTAGAAAAAGGCTTaactgcaaaataaaatattatattataaaggtacataaaacttttaaattgacaaataatACCTAGATTCAAATGCTTCACTCTACTTTATAATTGTGTCCTTGATATTTATTGGGTCATCATcattttgtacaatttaaaaaaatgtatattttgacaattttcTCAAGCTaagaaattttcttttattaaatttaaataaaaatattaatatacaatatgttCCTTAGTTTTCTGGCCAACTATAGAAGTTTTCAACATAATtatcaatttcataaaaattatcagTTGATTTTCACATGCAGCACTTACAAAATTACATCATTtcctttttattaatactta includes the following:
- the LOC125077821 gene encoding nitric oxide synthase-interacting protein homolog, which translates into the protein MTRHARNCTAGAVYTYHEKKKDAAASGYGTQNERVGKDSVKSFDCCSLTLQPCRNPVVTKEGYLFDKEAILEYIITKKNEYTRKLKQYEKQLKKEENEKKELAAAEKEANLVKFMSREKTISNNKYSDGSQPSSSVSNLANGKDKELPSFWVPSQLPDAKITKLEKPDPTVYCPISCKPLKMKDLIEVKWTLVNDPDDKKSLIAKENRYMCPITHDILSNAVPCAIIRTSGHVITMECVEKIIKKDWLHPLTGEKLKEKDIIPLQRGGTGYALTNQNLEGKNERPVLQA